The proteins below are encoded in one region of Hordeum vulgare subsp. vulgare chromosome 3H, MorexV3_pseudomolecules_assembly, whole genome shotgun sequence:
- the LOC123444960 gene encoding SAC3 family protein A-like isoform X1 codes for MAAQGGEAAAGSDPKPNESWSVEQPSSSQYQPSASGHHAWSSSSGASWNYSVDNSNQSAVYYDPQRDVSVSGAPQNVPSGAPHVTQPALGTTDATNTYAPYSNSVQPGYSAAHYPNYYYNYPQPANDSSVHQGVDQSSGAAYQPLTSFPNSGSYVGPTSNTYYNAGADQTVQAYATNNYYYQNKAWSGGSSGDVHTQTYQTYTPSDTNAAQSSFYPQQYNQWSNYYDQSAPNSGGFAVAGNSDSGYAYPSTQPPPPGTTQRKNDAVAPTAPSQAAGVTGFQSQHVNQAPGAPAFQSQHVNQAPGAPGFQSQHVNQAPGAPGFQSQHVNQAPGAPGFQSQHVNQAPGAPGFQSQHVNQAPGGPGFQSQHANPAPGVPGYQSQHVNPSPDAPGFQNQHVNPAPVTPEFQSQHVNQAPVNPGYENPYANKTAAVSGFQNHYVNQAPAYQQNSTSHSQLPLSNQRDQQKALHAQGQSSNVYSVNHVNENSQPTLQGFAKTVASVNKVHIPTNPRIAPVFPMSMPQTGKKLEVDSSLKPAYVGVSMPKNDVNAAQDGHGAAIQGSFPVSLCTYVERNLSRCKDDAQRSATQSIMKEMITKATADGTLHTKNWDIEPLLALPENAKGTNMTSNAKDSSPFSFSTSRRSPSRRTKSRWEPVAEEKVTNKVEVISKEPAKSNACTTWENTRRTGNTWNLGNFVQSRQTPPSQWNQRPSKKQRIGGNANLTKNGNASSDSDKEQDLTKYYASSIALTNSPEEKKRREHRSKRFERGQGASSKSTSSIPHKNGAANVHTRGAISMLNNRGNGDGASLAVEDFDWDALTIKGTCQEIEKRYLRLTSAPDPATVRPEDVLEKALHMVETSEKNYLYKCDQLKSIRQDLTVQRIQNELTVKVYETHARLALQAGDLSEYNQCQSQLTRLYGEGIPGCYLEFSAYNLLCVMLHSNNKRDLLSSMASLPKEARLDETVKHALAVHSAVSSGNYVMFFKLYKKAPGLNSCLMDLYVERMRFEAIKCMSKSYRPNLPVRYVTRVLGFTRVDVLCEANVADGLEECEEWLKAHGAVLAVDENSGELQIDTKVSSASLYMPEPDNAVSHGDASLAVDDFLARAS; via the exons AGCTGGAGCGTAGAGCAGCCAAGTTCATCTCAGTACCAACCTTCAGCATCTGGTCATCATGCGTGGTCTTCTTCAAGTGGGGCTTCCTGGAACTATTCAGTGGACAATTCAAACCAAAGTGCAGTTTATTACGATCCACAAAGGGATGTCTCAGTTTCAGGAGCTCCTCAAAATGTGCCAAGCGGTGCACCTCATGTGACTCAACCGGCTCTGGGCACAACTGATGCAACCAATACTTATGCACCTTACTCAAATTCTGTTCAACCTGGCTACAGTGCTGCACATTATCCAAATTATTACTATAACTATCCACAACCTGCAAACGATTCTTCTGTTCACCAAGGAGTAGATCAAAGTTCAGGTGCTGCATATCAGCCTCTTACTTCATTTCCAAATTCAGGATCTTACGTTGGTCCTACAAGTAACACATATTATAATGCTGGTGCTGATCAGACTGTGCAAGCATATGCTACCAACAACTATTATTATCAAAACAAGGCCTGGTCTGGAGGAAGTTCTGGAGATGTGCACACCCAGACATATCAGACTTACACTCCATCAGATACTAATGCTGCCCAAAGTTCTTTTTATCCCCAACAGTACAACCAGTGGTCTAATTATTATGACCAGTCTGCACCAAACTCCGGTGGCTTTGCAGTTGCTGGCAACAGTGATTCTGGTTATGCATATCCCAGCACCCAGCCGCCTCCACCGGGCACTACCCAACGGAAAAATGATGCCGTTGCACCCACTGCACCTTCCCAG GCAGCGGGAGTCACAGGGTTTCAAAGCCAGCACGTCAACCAGGCACCAGGCGCCCCAGCGTTTCAAAGCCAGCACGTCAACCAGGCACCAGGGGCCCCAGGGTTTCAAAGCCAGCACGTCAACCAGGCACCAGGCGCCCCAGGGTTTCAAAGCCAGCACGTCAACCAGGCACCAGGCGCCCCAGGGTTTCAAAGCCAGCACGTCAACCAGGCACCAGGCGCCCCAGGGTTTCAAAGCCAGCACGTCAACCAGGCACCAGGTGGCCCAGGGTTTCAAAGCCAACACGCCAACCCAGCACCAGGTGTCCCAGGATATCAAAGCCAGCACGTCAACCCGTCACCAGACGCTCCAGGGTTTCAAAACCAGCATGTCAATCCGGCACCAGTCACACCAGAGTTTCAAAGCCAGCACGTGAACCAGGCACCAGTCAACCCAGGTTATGAAAACCCCTATGCTAATAAGACAGCTGCTGTCTCAGGGTTTCAGAACCATTATGTCAACCAGGCACCTGCTTACCAACAAAACTCTACAAGTCATAGTCAGTTACCATTAAGTAACCAACGAGATCAACAGAAAGCTTTGCATGCACAAGGTCAAAGCTCAAATGTTTATTCAGTCAATCATGTTAATGAAAACTCTCAACCAACTTTGCAGGGTTTTGCAAAAACAGTTGCCAGTGTAAATAAAGTACACATTCCAACAAACCCTCGAATAGCTCCagttttcccaatgtcaatgcccCAAACTGGGAAGAAATTAGAAGTTGATTCATCGCTAAAACCTGCTTATGTTGGTGTTTCCATGCCCAAAAATGATGTGAATGCAGCTCAAGATGGTCATGGAGCTGCAATTCAG GGATCATTCCCTGTTTCACTTTGTACTTATGTCGAGCGGAATCTTTCCCGTTGCAAGGATGATGCCCAGAGATCTGCCACCCAAAGCATCATGAAGGAG ATGATCACCAAGGCAACTGCTGATGGGACCCTTCATACTAAGAATTGGGACATCGAGCCATTATTAGCTTTGCCAGAAAATGCTAAAGGCACAAATATGACAAG CAACGCAAAGGATTCAAGTCCCTTCTCCTTTTCAACATCTAGGAGGAGCCCGAGTAGACGCACGAAAAGTAGGTGGGAGCCTGTTGCAGAGGAAAAAGTAACTAACAAGGTGGAAGTTATTTCAAAAGAGCCAGCAAAAAGTAATGCCTGCACTACTTGGGAAAATACTAGGAGAACG GGCAACACTTGGAATCTTGGAAACTTTGTCCAGTCGCGTCAGACTCCTCCAAGCCAATGGAATCAGAGGCCCTCTAAAAAGCAGCGGATTGGTGGTAATGCGAATCTAACAAAAAATGGGAATGCTTCAAGTGACAGTGACAAGGAGCAGGATCTTACGAAATATTATGCCAGTTCAATTGCACTAACAAATTCACCGGAGGAGAAGAAGCGACGCGAGCATAGATCTAAGCGATTTGAACGTGGTCAGGGTGCATCATCAAAATCTACGAGTTCCATACCGCATAAGAATGGAGCAGCTAATGTACACACAAGGGGAGCCATTTCAATGCTTAACAATAGAGGTAATGGAGATGGTGCTAGCTTGGCGGTGGAGGACTTCGACTGGGATGCACTTACAATTAAGGGAACATGTCAGGAAATCGAGAAACGATATCTGCGCCTTACATCCGCACCTGATCCAGCCACT GTAAGGCCAGAAGATGTCTTGGAGAAAGCTCTTCACATGGTTGAAACATCTGAGAAGAACTACCTCTATAAATGTGATCAACTGAAATCTATTAGGCAAGACCTTACTGTTCAGAGGATTCAGAACGAGCTGACTGTCAAG GTTTATGAAACTCATGCACGCTTAGCACTTCAAGCTGGAGATTTGTCCGAATATAATCAG TGCCAGTCGCAGCTGACGAGGTTATATGGCGAAGGAATCCCAGGCTGTTATCTCGAGTTCTCCGCTTACAACTTGTTGTGTGTCATGTTACACTCTAATAACAAAAGAGACTTGCTTTCATCCATGGCAAG CTTGCCAAAGGAGGCCAGGCTAGACGAAACAGTCAAGCATGCACTTGCAGTTCATTCTGCTGTTTCATCTGGAAACTATGTCATGTTCTTTAAATTATACAAGAAGGCACCTGGCTTGAACTCATGTCTTATGG ACCTCTATGTTGAGCGGATGCGTTTTGAGGCAATAAAATGCATGTCGAAATCTTATCGGCCAAATTTGCCTGTGAGATATGTTACACGAGTTTTGGGATTCACAAGAGTTGACGTACTTTGTGAGGCTAACGTAGCTGATGGATTGGAAGAATGTGAGGAATGGTTAAAAGCACATGGTGCCGTTCTTGCAGTGGATGAAAATAGCGGGGAATTACAGATAGACACAAAG GTTTCTTCTGCTTCTCTATACATGCCGGAGCCTGATAACGCTGTTTCACACGGTGATGCATCTCTTGCTGTAGATGATTTTTTGGCGCGGGCATCATAA
- the LOC123444960 gene encoding SAC3 family protein A-like isoform X2: MAAQGGEAAAGSDPKPNESWSVEQPSSSQYQPSASGHHAWSSSSGASWNYSVDNSNQSAVYYDPQRDVSVSGAPQNVPSGAPHVTQPALGTTDATNTYAPYSNSVQPGYSAAHYPNYYYNYPQPANDSSVHQGVDQSSGAAYQPLTSFPNSGSYVGPTSNTYYNAGADQTVQAYATNNYYYQNKAWSGGSSGDVHTQTYQTYTPSDTNAAQSSFYPQQYNQWSNYYDQSAPNSGGFAVAGNSDSGYAYPSTQPPPPGTTQRKNDAVAPTAPSQAAGVTGFQSQHVNQAPGAPAFQSQHVNQAPGAPGFQSQHVNQAPGAPGFQSQHVNQAPGAPGFQSQHVNQAPGAPGFQSQHVNQAPGGPGFQSQHANPAPGVPGYQSQHVNPSPDAPGFQNQHVNPAPVTPEFQSQHVNQAPVNPGYENPYANKTAAVSGFQNHYVNQAPAYQQNSTSHSQLPLSNQRDQQKALHAQGQSSNVYSVNHVNENSQPTLQGFAKTVASVNKVHIPTNPRIAPVFPMSMPQTGKKLEVDSSLKPAYVGVSMPKNDVNAAQDGHGAAIQGSFPVSLCTYVERNLSRCKDDAQRSATQSIMKEMITKATADGTLHTKNWDIEPLLALPENAKGTNMTRRSPSRRTKSRWEPVAEEKVTNKVEVISKEPAKSNACTTWENTRRTGNTWNLGNFVQSRQTPPSQWNQRPSKKQRIGGNANLTKNGNASSDSDKEQDLTKYYASSIALTNSPEEKKRREHRSKRFERGQGASSKSTSSIPHKNGAANVHTRGAISMLNNRGNGDGASLAVEDFDWDALTIKGTCQEIEKRYLRLTSAPDPATVRPEDVLEKALHMVETSEKNYLYKCDQLKSIRQDLTVQRIQNELTVKVYETHARLALQAGDLSEYNQCQSQLTRLYGEGIPGCYLEFSAYNLLCVMLHSNNKRDLLSSMASLPKEARLDETVKHALAVHSAVSSGNYVMFFKLYKKAPGLNSCLMDLYVERMRFEAIKCMSKSYRPNLPVRYVTRVLGFTRVDVLCEANVADGLEECEEWLKAHGAVLAVDENSGELQIDTKVSSASLYMPEPDNAVSHGDASLAVDDFLARAS; this comes from the exons AGCTGGAGCGTAGAGCAGCCAAGTTCATCTCAGTACCAACCTTCAGCATCTGGTCATCATGCGTGGTCTTCTTCAAGTGGGGCTTCCTGGAACTATTCAGTGGACAATTCAAACCAAAGTGCAGTTTATTACGATCCACAAAGGGATGTCTCAGTTTCAGGAGCTCCTCAAAATGTGCCAAGCGGTGCACCTCATGTGACTCAACCGGCTCTGGGCACAACTGATGCAACCAATACTTATGCACCTTACTCAAATTCTGTTCAACCTGGCTACAGTGCTGCACATTATCCAAATTATTACTATAACTATCCACAACCTGCAAACGATTCTTCTGTTCACCAAGGAGTAGATCAAAGTTCAGGTGCTGCATATCAGCCTCTTACTTCATTTCCAAATTCAGGATCTTACGTTGGTCCTACAAGTAACACATATTATAATGCTGGTGCTGATCAGACTGTGCAAGCATATGCTACCAACAACTATTATTATCAAAACAAGGCCTGGTCTGGAGGAAGTTCTGGAGATGTGCACACCCAGACATATCAGACTTACACTCCATCAGATACTAATGCTGCCCAAAGTTCTTTTTATCCCCAACAGTACAACCAGTGGTCTAATTATTATGACCAGTCTGCACCAAACTCCGGTGGCTTTGCAGTTGCTGGCAACAGTGATTCTGGTTATGCATATCCCAGCACCCAGCCGCCTCCACCGGGCACTACCCAACGGAAAAATGATGCCGTTGCACCCACTGCACCTTCCCAG GCAGCGGGAGTCACAGGGTTTCAAAGCCAGCACGTCAACCAGGCACCAGGCGCCCCAGCGTTTCAAAGCCAGCACGTCAACCAGGCACCAGGGGCCCCAGGGTTTCAAAGCCAGCACGTCAACCAGGCACCAGGCGCCCCAGGGTTTCAAAGCCAGCACGTCAACCAGGCACCAGGCGCCCCAGGGTTTCAAAGCCAGCACGTCAACCAGGCACCAGGCGCCCCAGGGTTTCAAAGCCAGCACGTCAACCAGGCACCAGGTGGCCCAGGGTTTCAAAGCCAACACGCCAACCCAGCACCAGGTGTCCCAGGATATCAAAGCCAGCACGTCAACCCGTCACCAGACGCTCCAGGGTTTCAAAACCAGCATGTCAATCCGGCACCAGTCACACCAGAGTTTCAAAGCCAGCACGTGAACCAGGCACCAGTCAACCCAGGTTATGAAAACCCCTATGCTAATAAGACAGCTGCTGTCTCAGGGTTTCAGAACCATTATGTCAACCAGGCACCTGCTTACCAACAAAACTCTACAAGTCATAGTCAGTTACCATTAAGTAACCAACGAGATCAACAGAAAGCTTTGCATGCACAAGGTCAAAGCTCAAATGTTTATTCAGTCAATCATGTTAATGAAAACTCTCAACCAACTTTGCAGGGTTTTGCAAAAACAGTTGCCAGTGTAAATAAAGTACACATTCCAACAAACCCTCGAATAGCTCCagttttcccaatgtcaatgcccCAAACTGGGAAGAAATTAGAAGTTGATTCATCGCTAAAACCTGCTTATGTTGGTGTTTCCATGCCCAAAAATGATGTGAATGCAGCTCAAGATGGTCATGGAGCTGCAATTCAG GGATCATTCCCTGTTTCACTTTGTACTTATGTCGAGCGGAATCTTTCCCGTTGCAAGGATGATGCCCAGAGATCTGCCACCCAAAGCATCATGAAGGAG ATGATCACCAAGGCAACTGCTGATGGGACCCTTCATACTAAGAATTGGGACATCGAGCCATTATTAGCTTTGCCAGAAAATGCTAAAGGCACAAATATGACAAG GAGGAGCCCGAGTAGACGCACGAAAAGTAGGTGGGAGCCTGTTGCAGAGGAAAAAGTAACTAACAAGGTGGAAGTTATTTCAAAAGAGCCAGCAAAAAGTAATGCCTGCACTACTTGGGAAAATACTAGGAGAACG GGCAACACTTGGAATCTTGGAAACTTTGTCCAGTCGCGTCAGACTCCTCCAAGCCAATGGAATCAGAGGCCCTCTAAAAAGCAGCGGATTGGTGGTAATGCGAATCTAACAAAAAATGGGAATGCTTCAAGTGACAGTGACAAGGAGCAGGATCTTACGAAATATTATGCCAGTTCAATTGCACTAACAAATTCACCGGAGGAGAAGAAGCGACGCGAGCATAGATCTAAGCGATTTGAACGTGGTCAGGGTGCATCATCAAAATCTACGAGTTCCATACCGCATAAGAATGGAGCAGCTAATGTACACACAAGGGGAGCCATTTCAATGCTTAACAATAGAGGTAATGGAGATGGTGCTAGCTTGGCGGTGGAGGACTTCGACTGGGATGCACTTACAATTAAGGGAACATGTCAGGAAATCGAGAAACGATATCTGCGCCTTACATCCGCACCTGATCCAGCCACT GTAAGGCCAGAAGATGTCTTGGAGAAAGCTCTTCACATGGTTGAAACATCTGAGAAGAACTACCTCTATAAATGTGATCAACTGAAATCTATTAGGCAAGACCTTACTGTTCAGAGGATTCAGAACGAGCTGACTGTCAAG GTTTATGAAACTCATGCACGCTTAGCACTTCAAGCTGGAGATTTGTCCGAATATAATCAG TGCCAGTCGCAGCTGACGAGGTTATATGGCGAAGGAATCCCAGGCTGTTATCTCGAGTTCTCCGCTTACAACTTGTTGTGTGTCATGTTACACTCTAATAACAAAAGAGACTTGCTTTCATCCATGGCAAG CTTGCCAAAGGAGGCCAGGCTAGACGAAACAGTCAAGCATGCACTTGCAGTTCATTCTGCTGTTTCATCTGGAAACTATGTCATGTTCTTTAAATTATACAAGAAGGCACCTGGCTTGAACTCATGTCTTATGG ACCTCTATGTTGAGCGGATGCGTTTTGAGGCAATAAAATGCATGTCGAAATCTTATCGGCCAAATTTGCCTGTGAGATATGTTACACGAGTTTTGGGATTCACAAGAGTTGACGTACTTTGTGAGGCTAACGTAGCTGATGGATTGGAAGAATGTGAGGAATGGTTAAAAGCACATGGTGCCGTTCTTGCAGTGGATGAAAATAGCGGGGAATTACAGATAGACACAAAG GTTTCTTCTGCTTCTCTATACATGCCGGAGCCTGATAACGCTGTTTCACACGGTGATGCATCTCTTGCTGTAGATGATTTTTTGGCGCGGGCATCATAA